The Dioscorea cayenensis subsp. rotundata cultivar TDr96_F1 chromosome 19, TDr96_F1_v2_PseudoChromosome.rev07_lg8_w22 25.fasta, whole genome shotgun sequence genome includes a window with the following:
- the LOC120249990 gene encoding annexin D8-like, with protein MALNSQEFHTLLEQALSCRSPAAQLQIKEKCRNMFSENLVEHLQGSKLGTQKNEMCEILCLWILEPHEREALVAKEAIEQRDQVDYKALVEIYTLRKSNQLFLTKQAYLKRFKRHLDQDIISESAHSYQKILEALATSHRSHHAETSHHIAKCDAKRLYEAGKGITGYIDQSIILEIFSKRSIPQLRLTFSSYKHIYGHEYIKTLKKENSAEFEESLRVVIKCMNDPTKYYSKMLHMSMKGGLKNRSALSRVMVGSTDVGMEDVKNEFQRRYGTKLEDYICESIPVGVYKDFLLALVNN; from the exons ATGGCCCTTAACTCACAAGAGTTCCACACCCTACTTGAGCAAGCATTATCATGCAGGTCTCCAGCCGCTCAACTACAAATCAAGGAGAAATGTCGCAATATGTTTAGCGAAAACCTTGTCGAGCATCTTCAGGGATCTAAACTGGGCACTCAGAAGAATGAG ATGTGTGAAATACTGTGCTTGTGGATACTCGAGCCTCATGAAAGAGAAGCTCTTGTGGCAAAGGAAGCAATTGAGCAAAGAGATCAAGTTGATTACAAGGCTCTTGTGGAGATCTACACACTTCGAAAGTCTAACCAATTGTTTCTCACCAAACAAGCATATCTGAAAAGGTTCAAGAGACACTTGGACCAAGATATTATCTCTGAGTCAGCCCACTCTTATCAAAAG ATTCTTGAAGCATTAGCAACATCTCATAGGTCACACCATGCAGAGACTAGTCATCACATTGCAAAGTGTGATGCCAAAAGGTTGTATGAAGCTGGGAAGGGAATCACAGGGTACATAGATCAGTCTATCATACTTGAGATTTTCAGCAAGAGGAGTATTCCTCAACTTAGACTCACATTTTCTAGCTACAAACATATTTATGGACATGAGTACATCAAG ACACTGAAGAAGGAAAATAGTGCAGAGTTTGAGGAATCACTAAGAGTTGTTATCAAATGCATGAATGACCCTACAAAATACTACTCAAAG ATGTTGCATATGAGCATGAAAGGTGGGCTGAAGAATAGAAGTGCATTGTCAAGGGTGATGGTGGGAAGCACAGATGTTGGCATGGAAGATGTGAAAAATGAGTTTCAGAGGAGGTATGGGACTAAGTTAGAGGATTATATTTGTGAGAGTATTCCTGTTGGAGTTTATAAAGACTTTTTATTAGCTTTGGTGAATAATTga